In a genomic window of Telopea speciosissima isolate NSW1024214 ecotype Mountain lineage chromosome 5, Tspe_v1, whole genome shotgun sequence:
- the LOC122662820 gene encoding uncharacterized mitochondrial protein AtMg00810-like, whose product MVSIGYKQSNADHTLFIKRTSGHITILIVYVDDIVITGSSMEGISFLKKFMAQEFEIKDLGKLRYFLGIEVAYSAQGIYLSQRKYTIDLLTDTGMLGCKPADNPVEPNSPLRYKDGEPVDKGSYQRLVGKLIYLFHTRPDIAFVC is encoded by the coding sequence ATGGTATCCATTGgttacaagcaaagcaatgccgatcacactttgttcatcaagaGGACATCTGGCCATATTACTATTTTGattgtttatgtagatgacattgtcATCACTGGGAGTAGCATGGAGGGGATTTCTTTCTTGAAAAAATTCATGGCAcaagagtttgagattaaagacctGGGAAAATTGAGATATTTTCTGGGCATAGAGGTAGCTTATTCAGCTCAAGGTATTTACCTCTCACAAAGGAAATACACCATTGATCTCTTGACAGATACAGGAATGCTAGGGTGTAAGCCAGCTGACAACCCTGTGGAGCCTAATTCTCCTCTTCGCTATAAGGATGGAGAACCTGTAGACAAGGGTAGCTATCAGAGGCTAGTTGGGAAACTGATCTATTTATTTCATACTCGCCCGGATATTGCCTTTGTTTGTTAG